ACGGAGGCTTCGGCGGCCGTGGATTGCGTGGCCCCGGTGATGTCCGACCTCAAGGTCGAGGAGCTGACCGCCCTGGGCGCCGTGGTCTCCTTCACCACCGATGAGCCTTCCTTCGCCCGCGTGCGATTCGGTTCTGCCTGCGGTGCCCTGGATCGCACGGCGGTCGGCGCCGCGATCGACCGGACTCACAGGCTGGTGCTGAATGGGCTGCTGCCCGCGACGCGTTACGAGTACCTTATCGAGGTCACCGATGCGGCCGGCAATCTCACCCGTGAGGATGCCGGTGGATCCTGTATGGCATTCGCGACGCCCGATGCCCCGGACTACCATACCCAGCACTTCCTGCTCGATGCCGGGGCGCTCAACCACAAGAGCCTCCTGTTCACGCCTGACGGGTCCATCGACTACTACGCCGTCTGCGTCCAGCCTATCGTGGAATTGCCCGTCGATCCGACCGGCGGTGCCTGGCTTCGAAACGTCTCCGAGGTGACCTTGAGCGATGGCCGGCAGGTGTCTCTCTACGGATCATCGTACAACGCTTTCTACGTGAACGGTGAGGGCACGATCACCTTCGATCAGTGGGATGACACCTCCGGGGATATCCTCGGCAGGCACTTCGCCGTGCCTCGGATCTCCGCCCTGTTCGAGTGGTTCACGCCCGCCGAGGCCGGGCACGTCAGCTGTAAGCAGCTGGCGGATCGGGCTGCGATCACCTGGGAACAGGTGCGCGACGCCGCTACCGGGGGATCCAGCACGTTCCAGGCCGAACTGTTCTTCGACGGGCGGATTCGCCTTTCCTGGCTGGATATCAACGCGAACGATCCGCTGGTCGGTCTCTCCCGCGGCGGCGGCATACCGGTTGACTACCTGGAGAGCCGTTTGGGCGACACCGAAGCCTGTGTGGCAGACGCGCTGCGAATCACTCCTGCCGGCCCCCTGGCTGCTCGCGGCTTGGCGGGAGGGCCGTTCTCGCCGGCGTGCCGTACCTTGACGCTGACCAATGTCTCTGAACCGCCCGCGAGCCTGCCCTGGTCGACCGAGGCCGGAGCCTCCTGGGTATCGGTCACGCCGGACCGCGGCGAGCTGCCGCCCGGTGGCTCCCAGGACGTCGAGCTTTGCGTTGCCGCAGATGCCGACAGTCTTCCGGTGAGCATGATTGAGTATCTGGTCGATGTGCGGTTCATTAATGCGATCACCGGCCTCGTCCAGGCTCGGGCGGTCCAACTTGCGGTGCAGGCCACGTCGCCTCCCACGGCCCATGACGTGCTGGCGGCGACCGCGCTCGATGTGCCGGTGGAGATCGGGCTCGTCGTCGACGATGATGGACGGCCAGCCCCACCCGGGAAGCTCGTCTTCCGAGCCGTGTCCAACCCCGACCATGGTCGGCTCAGCACCATCGACGACACCGGGCGGTTGACCTACACGCCAAACGCGGGATTCGAGGGTATCGATCAGTTTGCCTACCAGGCCGGCGACGGCGGTGTCGCTCCCGACGGCGGCGACTCGAACGTGGCCCGCGTCACGATCCGCGTCATCGGACCGCCGAGGCCCGCGGTTCATCCCGTTCCCGCCGACGGAGCGGCCCGCGTACCGGTCGACGAGCCGTTCCTGGCCGCCGAGGCCGTGGATACCAGCCGGCTACGCGGTGGGATCGTCGCCGCCGCCTACCCGGCCGACGTCAGCGATCCCCATTTCACGGATGTCCGCGACAAGATCATGACCACCGGTCGGTTCAGCGACATCGGTATCATCCACACCGGTCGAGTGACCCCCGCGCCCGCCGATCTGAAGGCGTTCGACGCGGTGGTTGTCTGGAGCAACGATCAGTTCGCCGATCCTTTCACCCTGGGCGACCGGCTGGCCGATTACGTCGACGGCGGCGGGGGAGTGGTCCTGGCGGTGTTCGCCAACGTGAACGTGCGTTCTTTCAGCGCCCTTGCCGGTCGGTTCCTGCTCGACGACTACTTCTGCATCAGCTATCCAGGTCACAACGCCTTCCCGCCACTCCTCGACGGGCCGCGACAGTCACTCGACCGCGTCTTTCTGCCCGGCCATCCCACGATGAGTGGGGTAACCCGGTTCGACGGCGGTAATCGGAGTTTCCGAATCTGGTCCTCCTATCTGGTCGAGGGCGCATCCTTCGTCGCCAACTGGAGCGATGGAGCTCCGCTGATCACGGTTCGCGAGATCAACGGAACGCCGCGCGTCGACCTGGCACTGCACCCGCCGTCAGATACGGTGGAAGAGGAGTTCTGGGAGTCGAACACCGACGGGGGATTGATCCTTGCCAACGCCCTGGCCTTCGCGGCCGGCCGCAGCGGCTGCGCCACCACCTACAATGTCTACTTCGGCACCGACAACCCGCCAGCCAATCTCGTCTGCGAGAATGTCCCGGATCCGCGATGTCCCATGCCCCCATCTCTTGGGTTGGGCACAACCTACTACTGGCAGATCGTGGCTCACAACAGGGCCGGGAGCGTGCCCGGCCCGGTCTGGTCCTTCCGAACCCCGGAGCACGCCAACATGGCCGTCGGCGACTCGGTGATGCCCTCCGACGACCTCGCGATCCCCTTCGGAAACGCTGCGCTCGGCAGCGCTCGGCACGAACGCATCACTCTCCGGAACGCGCATGCCTCCGAGGTGCTGAGCCTCACCGGTCTGTCGCTGGTTCCGGCCGCCGACGTGGCCGAGGATTTCGAGAACCCCCTGACAGAGGACTGGAGGCCGGGGGGGCCCGGCCAGTGGACGGTGCAGGGTGGGGCGCTCCGGGCCTTGTCCTCGACGTCGGGATCGCGCATGCAGACGATGTACGGCCGGCGGACATGGCAGGACGCGTCAATTCGCCTCTCCTTGTGGCGAACCGGCAGTCCGTTTGTTGCCGCCGGCCTGGCCCTGCGGGCTTCCGAGGACTTCGATTGGGCGGCCGGCACTGGATCCGCCTATCTCGTCGGTTTGAGCGGTATGGGCTCGTTCTACGTGGCCCGCGTCGTCGGCGAGGAGTTCACCTTCCTGCAACCGTGGAGTAGCTTCAAGCCACAGAAGATCCTCACCGGGGCTAACGACGTCGTCGTCAGCCTCGTGGGGCCGGATATCGATGTGTATATCAACGCTCAGCTTGCCTGGGCCGGGCGTGACTTGACGATCGCCGGGCCGGGTCGCATCGCCTTGTTGGCCTACAGCGATCCACCCGGTACGCAGGATGCCACTCACTATTTCGACAGCGTCCAGGTGGGCCTGCCCCTGCCCCTGGCGGCGGCGCGGCAGGTCACTCTGGGCGGCCTGCTTCCGCTGGCGAGCCACGAAACCGGAACGGACACGCTCGTTCCGCGCCCTGAACTTTCCGCCGTGGTCGACCCCTCATCCGCGGCGGCCTTCTCCATCGAGGTCGAGTTCGCCATGCCTGATCCCTGCGCAGGCTTCCAGTTGTCCGAGCCGCCGTCGGTTCCGGCTCAGCTTGCCCCAGGCGAGTCCATCGACCTCGGGGTCACTTTCCTGCCCGCCTGGCAGGGCGAACAGGCATGCGATGTCCTTCTCGTGGGAAACGACCTCGAGCAACCCCGGCAACGCGTGCACATGACCGGCAGCGGCGGGCCTGCATACCTGCAGATTGCCCCGGCCGACGAATGGACCCTTCAGGGACCGGAGGGCGGGCCCTTCACACCCGCTTGCGGACAATACACGCTCACCAACACCGGGCCCGGCGCGGTTCAGTGGTCGGTCGCAACATCTACGGCTTGGCTGTCTGCGTTGCCGCCCGGCGGCGCGCTCGAGCCTGGCCAGAGTACATCGGTCAATCTCTGTGTCACCGACGGTGCCAGCCAGCTCGAGCCCGGCGACTACCAGGTCGCGATCGCGATTGCGGACGCCGCCACGGCACTCAGCGAGCACCGCATGATCCACCTGTCCGTGTGCCGGCTTCCCCCGGCCCCGGTGCAGCCCGACCCGCCGGGCTCGGCAACCGGCATCAGCCTCACTCCGTCGCTGGCCTGGAACACCGGCCTGTCGCCGCCTCAAACCTGTCATGTGGTTGGCAGTGCCAAGATCAGCTACCAGGAGCGGGAGGTCGTCCTGGCGGATGTGGTGGCCGTCGCCAGCGACCAGCTGCTCCATGAGATTGCCGTTCAGCTTTCGTTCGCCGACGTGGCCGACCTGCACTATCTGATCGGCGAGTCTTCTTCTCGCGAAGGTCCGTTCAGACCCGCCTGGCAGCGCGCGGTTCCGACGGAGGGACAGGGCGAAGCCTACTACTCGTCCGGTGTGCTGGACTACCGCCTTGCGGCAGGGCGGTTCTATGTCATCGGCGTGGCCTGGGGCGACACCCTGGT
This genomic stretch from Phycisphaerae bacterium harbors:
- a CDS encoding S8 family serine peptidase, which encodes MRCVIGREWISRRLIGAGQAQFRALKNGRVLRCGLTLVLTAFLTAPGPRIASGTSIRWRNPAPDGPEATASEVRSDHHVLVEFPFPLSVQQRAEVEGSGLKLLAYLGDHAYFAVRLAAKEQAGAASGISSSADIQPIRREWKLHPRLSAGPPPDWAMIPAATARQERRHQTPAPEIEAVASDAVLAAYILFHGDVLLVPEAVNACARHGAVVRAQLPSVNGLVIEMPLGVVFALADEDAVQWIEPALPRMSEVNDSARIVTQVDLVQAAPYGLDGSGINVLLYDGGTAWPDHPDFGGRVLVRDPSGLSSHATHVAGTLAGSGKAGDGRYRGMAPGVVIQSYGFQYDESGVFLYSNPGDIEADYREAILTDGAEMASNSIGSNVARNGFPCELEGSYGVTSAVIDAIVAGSLGAPTRVVWAAGNERNGGRCGLAYATIGPPAPAKNPIIVGAVNSNDDSMTWFSGWGPTDDGRLRPDVVAPGCQASDDRGVTSTGLDGGYTALCGTSMATPAVAGVSALLLQDYKRLYPGTPLPPNAMLKAVLAQTAADLGIVGPDYQTGYGSVRAREAVDLLRTGSLRQGSLSQGESKTYLLKVPPGTASLKATVAWDDPPAAVNTIPTLVNDLDVVAIGPAGTDIHYPWTLEPTHPEREAARTQPDRLNNLEQVVVESPEPGLWMVRIHGYTVPVGPQSFSLVATPSLVGCSATGTMSLGAEEYRCDGGVVVTVNDCDLNVDPAVADATTVRIASTSDPAGRDLVLTEIGPDTGAFTGRMALFRTPSPDQLLVLHGDTLTATYYDADAGAGLPAETEASAAVDCVAPVMSDLKVEELTALGAVVSFTTDEPSFARVRFGSACGALDRTAVGAAIDRTHRLVLNGLLPATRYEYLIEVTDAAGNLTREDAGGSCMAFATPDAPDYHTQHFLLDAGALNHKSLLFTPDGSIDYYAVCVQPIVELPVDPTGGAWLRNVSEVTLSDGRQVSLYGSSYNAFYVNGEGTITFDQWDDTSGDILGRHFAVPRISALFEWFTPAEAGHVSCKQLADRAAITWEQVRDAATGGSSTFQAELFFDGRIRLSWLDINANDPLVGLSRGGGIPVDYLESRLGDTEACVADALRITPAGPLAARGLAGGPFSPACRTLTLTNVSEPPASLPWSTEAGASWVSVTPDRGELPPGGSQDVELCVAADADSLPVSMIEYLVDVRFINAITGLVQARAVQLAVQATSPPTAHDVLAATALDVPVEIGLVVDDDGRPAPPGKLVFRAVSNPDHGRLSTIDDTGRLTYTPNAGFEGIDQFAYQAGDGGVAPDGGDSNVARVTIRVIGPPRPAVHPVPADGAARVPVDEPFLAAEAVDTSRLRGGIVAAAYPADVSDPHFTDVRDKIMTTGRFSDIGIIHTGRVTPAPADLKAFDAVVVWSNDQFADPFTLGDRLADYVDGGGGVVLAVFANVNVRSFSALAGRFLLDDYFCISYPGHNAFPPLLDGPRQSLDRVFLPGHPTMSGVTRFDGGNRSFRIWSSYLVEGASFVANWSDGAPLITVREINGTPRVDLALHPPSDTVEEEFWESNTDGGLILANALAFAAGRSGCATTYNVYFGTDNPPANLVCENVPDPRCPMPPSLGLGTTYYWQIVAHNRAGSVPGPVWSFRTPEHANMAVGDSVMPSDDLAIPFGNAALGSARHERITLRNAHASEVLSLTGLSLVPAADVAEDFENPLTEDWRPGGPGQWTVQGGALRALSSTSGSRMQTMYGRRTWQDASIRLSLWRTGSPFVAAGLALRASEDFDWAAGTGSAYLVGLSGMGSFYVARVVGEEFTFLQPWSSFKPQKILTGANDVVVSLVGPDIDVYINAQLAWAGRDLTIAGPGRIALLAYSDPPGTQDATHYFDSVQVGLPLPLAAARQVTLGGLLPLASHETGTDTLVPRPELSAVVDPSSAAAFSIEVEFAMPDPCAGFQLSEPPSVPAQLAPGESIDLGVTFLPAWQGEQACDVLLVGNDLEQPRQRVHMTGSGGPAYLQIAPADEWTLQGPEGGPFTPACGQYTLTNTGPGAVQWSVATSTAWLSALPPGGALEPGQSTSVNLCVTDGASQLEPGDYQVAIAIADAATALSEHRMIHLSVCRLPPAPVQPDPPGSATGISLTPSLAWNTGLSPPQTCHVVGSAKISYQEREVVLADVVAVASDQLLHEIAVQLSFADVADLHYLIGESSSREGPFRPAWQRAVPTEGQGEAYYSSGVLDYRLAAGRFYVIGVAWGDTLVGYGLDYRAYPIAWAAGTIEGLVSGRFAMPLTEMPANFFSGAVTPIKLCLDDAGSVSHHVYLWREGEPPALVAPDVVGSTCPPIAPLAQGALYHWRVVAVSVCGARESATWSFTTASCDDGLPTIDRSPGRRPVSRKVHGSAGEFDIDLLAPSSGQTLAIEPRPDGPTLLIVHLTRPVQAVGAPVTSSVVLTGPGAAQARVTDVAIEGQTASITCEGLSTGAVRLAFPGIRDASDPACGVLEVLDFGILAGDVNGDARVNVLDLTLVRNRQSRSLDSASCRGDVNADGAIDLLDLARVRSNVGTLFSAFSP